A window of Pseudomonas alcaliphila JAB1 genomic DNA:
GATTCGCTGCGCTGGAACATCGCCCTCGGCCTGTTGATAGTCGGGGCGCTGGCAATGCTAGTGGTCGCGCTTGTGTTGGGCTGGCGAGTGCTGAGTCGCTTGCGCCTGCTTAGTGCGGCGCTCAATGACCTGGCGGCGGGCGAGGGCGATCTGACGCGGCGCGTGAGCATCGACAGTCAGGACGAGGTCGGCGAGATGGCTGATGCGGTCAATCGCTTCATCGCCAAGCTGCAGCCCATCGTGCGTGAGTCGGGCGAGGTGGCGTTGCGTACCGGTGAGCAGATTCGCAGCTTGACTCAGCGCGGCGTGGCGGCCGAGGCGGCGGCTGGGCGGCAGCGTGATGAGGTGGCGGGTAGCTTGCATGCGTTGGAGCAAATGGCCGACGAGGCGCAGGCGGAAAGTCAGGCCATGCAGGAGGCGTTGCAGCGCGTCGATACCATCCGCCAGGCGGCGCACGAGAACGCGGCTATCGCTCAGCGTCTGTCTGCGCTGATCGAGGGCTTGGTGGCGCGGGTGGCCGATGGTTCGGCGGTGATCGAACGGCTGGCCAAGCAGAGCGAGCAGATCGAGGTGGTGCTGACGGTGATTCAGTCCATCGCCGAGCAGACCAACCTGCTGGCGCTCAATGCCGCCATCGAGGCCGCGCGCGCTGGCGAGAGTGGTCGCGGGTTTGCCGTGGTGGCTGACGAGGTGCGTGCGCTGGCGAGCAAGACTCAGCAGTCAACCGGCGATATCCAGACCCATATCGCTGCTCTGCAGCGGGGCGCGCAGGAGGCGGTTGCCGCCATCGCCCAGGCGGGCGCGCAAGGTAGTGAAGGTCTGCAGGTGCTGCGTGACAGTGCGCGTCTGCAGCAGTCGGTGCAGCAGTCGGTGGATGAAGTGCATGGCGCCATCAATGCAGCGACCCAGGCGGCGGCACATCAGGCGGACGGAGCTGGAGCGGTACGCGGGCGTGTCGAAACCATCCATGCCGAAGCGCAGCGTGCGGCCGAGGCGGTGGCGGCGATTGCCGGCAACGCAAGAGCGCTGGACGAGCTGGCGGCGCAGCTCAAGGCCAGTCTGGGGCAGTTCAGGGTCTAGAAAGGATTGCTGTAGGAGCGAGCTCTGCTCGCGAAGCTTTTGCCTGGCAAGGGTTCGCGAGCAAAGCTCATTCCTGCGGTTTTTACCAGGCAATAAAAAACCGAGCCATTGGCTCGGTTTTTTGAAATTTGGTGCCCAGGAGAAGACTCGAACTTCCACGACCGTTAAGTCACTGATACCTGAAACCAGCGCGTCTACCAATTCCGCCACCTGGGCACTACAGCAATGTTCGTCGTTGCCGACACGGAGCGTTGCATCCGTTTATTTGCAAAGCGGGCTATCAAACCACTTCACGAAATTTGGTGCCCAGGAGAAGACTCGAACTTCCACGACCGTTAAGTCACTGATACCTGAAACCAGCGCGTCTACCAATTCCGCCACCTGGGCACAGAAACCGATGAATCATCATCTGCTTCGTGTTACAACGTCTGCTCGACGCTGTGGGCGCGAACTATACGGGCGGGCATTTACCTTGTAAACCCCTGGCCCCAAAAAAATTATTGTCGCCGGAAAAGCTGCCTTGAATGACGTTTTCGCGCTTCAATAGGCAGATGGCATACAACTTTATAGATAAGCACAGGTAATCCTCCTTACATGGCCGATTGGCAATCCCTCGATCCCGAGGCCGCCCGCGAGGCGGAAAAATACGACAACCCCATCCCCAGCCGTGAGCTGATTCTTTCGCATCTGGCCGAGCGCGGCGCGCCTGCCAGTCGTGAACAGCTGATCGAAGAGTTCGGTTTGCATACCGAAGATCAGCTCGAAGCCCTGCGACGCCGACTGCGCGCAATGGAGCGTGATGGTCAGCTCATCTATACCCGCCGTGGCACCTATGCCCCGGTGGACAAGCTCGACCTGATCTGTGGTCGCATCAGCGGTCACCGTGACGGCTTTGGCTTCCTCGTGCCGGATGACGGCAGCGACGACCTGTTCCTCAGCCCAGCGCAGATGCGCCTGGTGTTCGATCGTGATCGGGCGTTGGTACGGGTGGCAGGTTTCGATCGCCGTGGCCGTCGTGAAGGCGGCATCGTCGAGGTGATCGAGCGCGCGCACGAGAGCATCGTCGGCCGTTACTACGAAGAGAACGGCATCGGCTTCGTCGTCGCCGACAATCCCAAGATCCAGCAGGAAGTGCTGGTCACCCCAGGACGCACTGCCGGTGCGCGCATCGGCCAGTTCGTCG
This region includes:
- a CDS encoding methyl-accepting chemotaxis protein, which translates into the protein MFAIVSMLRSRLLRPVFVALGLAMLVQVGLAVWLMRASVDGMVEDLAQRLGGESRRLGEELNMAEREMSQGLAALASITRTRLGEGLSGQLKTEQAQLRAVLEGNLKQSGQALAQLLAGVAPKSIWDMDIPALTALTRIAQQDPAVLFAIIYDADGQRLTRNFNRSNAQVRELVAAGQGDSPLEKLVDAASRDPRVYVVEADINPMGSRIGKVQMGLSLDVVEKELAALDGRFASLVSGAGELVDSSLTGASEEATGALRERLQSAERYTQEMARNGGESVRVAADSLRWNIALGLLIVGALAMLVVALVLGWRVLSRLRLLSAALNDLAAGEGDLTRRVSIDSQDEVGEMADAVNRFIAKLQPIVRESGEVALRTGEQIRSLTQRGVAAEAAAGRQRDEVAGSLHALEQMADEAQAESQAMQEALQRVDTIRQAAHENAAIAQRLSALIEGLVARVADGSAVIERLAKQSEQIEVVLTVIQSIAEQTNLLALNAAIEAARAGESGRGFAVVADEVRALASKTQQSTGDIQTHIAALQRGAQEAVAAIAQAGAQGSEGLQVLRDSARLQQSVQQSVDEVHGAINAATQAAAHQADGAGAVRGRVETIHAEAQRAAEAVAAIAGNARALDELAAQLKASLGQFRV